Proteins encoded in a region of the Plodia interpunctella isolate USDA-ARS_2022_Savannah chromosome 27, ilPloInte3.2, whole genome shotgun sequence genome:
- the LOC128681344 gene encoding uncharacterized protein LOC128681344 — protein sequence MNAKLAYVFAMLSLMCVMVDCSFIKPNNVPRVGRSNEADGPYDMENGYVIKSNKNIPRMGRRNYDSENRYDIPKFYDLPSDRFDSGEQSRYIPEQIGKYYEFQMENMKK from the exons atgaacgCTAAATTGGCATACGTATTTGCAATGTTGAGCCTTATGTGCGTGATGGTAGATTGCTCGTTTATTAAACCAAATAATGTACCGAGGGTTGGGAGGAGCAACGAGGCAGACGGCCCATATGACATGGAGAATGGATATGTCATcaaatcgaataaaaatattccacGGATGGGCAGGAGAAACTACGATTCg GAAAATCGCTACGATATTCCAAAATTCTATGATTTACCCAGCGATCGTTTTGATTCAG GTGAACAATCTAGATATATTCCGGAGCAAATTGGAAAATACTATGAGTTTCAAATGGAGAACATGAAGAAATGA
- the ND-19 gene encoding NADH dehydrogenase [ubiquinone] 1 alpha subcomplex subunit 8, whose product MVVTVDVNLPEESELTVPEVNLSQATLMAGSFHLGKYCEAANNEFMLCRMEENDPLKCINEGKAVTACTMDFFHKVKRSCMKEFNQHANCIDKSSGDFSFRYCRKTQDVYDTCMLEKLNMERPDFGYFTEARVHDSKRPKPLPEPKTHYPDATPALPENAEKKPARFTSRLYWITE is encoded by the exons atgGTGGTCACCGTCGATGTTAATCTGCCTGAGGAGTCGGAATTGACCGTTCCTGAGGTCAATCTTTCTCAGGCAACTTTGATGGCTGGGTCTTTTCACCTAGGCAAATATTGCGAGGCTGCtaataat GAGTTTATGCTCTGTCGCATGGAAGAAAATGACCCTCTGAAATGCATCAACGAGGGTAAAGCAGTCACGGCGTGCACTATGGATTTCTTCCATAAAGTGAAGAGGTCCTGCATGAAGGAGTTCAACCAGCATGCCAACTGCATCGATAAGAGCTCTGGGGACTTCTCATTCAGATA cTGCCGCAAAACTCAGGACGTGTACGATACGTGCATGCTGGAAAAACTGAATATGGAGCGTCCAGATTTTGGCTACTTCACTGAGGCACGAGTACACGACAGCAAGAG accCAAACCACTTCCCGAACCCAAGACCCACTACCCGGACGCGACTCCCGCTTTACCAGAGAACGCAGAGAAGAAACCAGCGAGATTCACCTCTCGCTTGTACTGGATAACGGAGTAG